A region of the Terriglobia bacterium genome:
TCTGCTCTTTCAACGTCAATACAGTGTTCAGGGTACGCGTGCCGAAACCGTTTAAACTCTTCAACATTTGCCTTGGAACCTTTTGGCGGAGAATTCGTACTACGATCATGGCCAGCGTCTCCGAACCTGTAGTTCTCACAAAATCGGATACTACTTCTCCCTTCACCAGTGGAACCGCCATCATCCTCTACGTCGCGCTCGTTCGAATTATCCTGTATTTGATTGCCGGGCCCAACTATGGCTATTTCCGTGATGAACTCTATTACCTCGCTTGCGGTGAGCACCCTGCCTGGGGTTACGTCGATCAGCCGCCGTTGATCGCCTGGACCGTGTGGCTGCTCCGGCACTCCATTGGAACTTCACTGTGGGCGCTCAGATTGCTCCCGGCACTATCCGGCACTGCTACTGTAATTCTCTCTGGTCTCTTGGCTCGAGAACTCGGCGGGCGACGTTGGGCCATGTTCCTGGCCTCTCTTGCGACGCTCATGGCGCCGATCCTGCTCGGTCTGACTCATCTGTTCACGATGAACGCGTTTGATCCCCTGCTCTGGACAGCAATCGCCTGCGTGGTCGTCCGAATCGTGAAGACGGGCGAGCAGCGTCTTTGGGTCGCAGCAGGCGTTCTTCTCGGGATTACGATCTTGAACAAGTACGGGATCGTATTCTGGGTTTCGGGATTATTGGTCGGCATCGTCCTCACCCCACTTCGAAAGTCTCTATTGAGCGCCTGGTTTTGGCTTGGCGGCGCAATCGCGGCCCTGATGGTGCTGCCCAACTTCCTCTGGCAATGGCGTCATCAGTTCCCCTTTCTGCAATTGATGCACAATATCCGCGAGCATCATCGCGACATCAACCTCCCACCTCTTGCCTTCCTCAAAGCACAGTCGGAGATGCTTGGCTACGTCGCCGCCGTCCTCGTTGTTCTTGGCGTGCTGTTCTTTTTCGTCAAGCAAGGACGTCCGTATCGCGTATTGGGATTCGCTTATCTTGTCTTCCTGGCAGAAATGATGGTTCTGCACGGCAAAATGTATTACCTCGCGCCAGTCTATCCAATCATGTTTGCCGCCGGCGCTGTCGCAATTGAAGCCTGGACAAGGAATAACAAATGGGCTTGGACGAAACCTCTTCTGGCAGCTGGAATCGCAGTGGTGAGCGGTATATTCGCCCCCACGGTTCTGCCCATTCTGCCTGTTCCCGTCTTCCTCGCATATGAGCATAAGCTGGGAATCCGGCAGCAGAAATTCGAGAATCAGCCGCAGGGCGTATTACCGCAGATTTACGCTGATATGTTTGGCTGGGAGGAAATTGCTCAGCGCGTAGCCGCCTACTATCACACTCTCTCCCCAGAGGAGCAGCGCAAGACCGCCATCTTCGCCAACAACTACGGCGACGCCAGCGCAATTGATTTCTTTGGCCCCAAGTACGGCCTTCCCAAGGCCATCGGCAATCACCAGAACTACTGGATCTGGGGTCCACGCAACTACACGGGGGAAAGCATCATCGTCTTGGGCGACGATGACGAGCGCAACATGCAAACGAAATGCACGAGCTACTCCATCGTGGGCAATACCAAGGATCCACTTTCGCGACCGGATGAATGGCTTCCGATTTATCACTGCCGCGGATTCAAATGGAACCTGCAGAAGATTTGGCCGAGCATGAAACACTGGGACTAGGCAGAATGGAAACCCACATCTGCCTTGACGCAGATGTGGGTACGCCCGAGTAGTCTACGAGCCAACTGGGATGCGTCTCCCGCACACGAACTTACGCAGCCTTCCCCAGGCTCGCAGCCTGCGGCACCTCAATCAGTTTTCCGCTCTTAACGTCATAGATATAGCCGTAAATGCTGATGCTCGCAGGAATCAGCGGATGTTCACGAATCCGCTGCACGTCGTCGCGAACGCTCTGCTCCTGATTCGAGATCGGGAGCCACTCAATGAATTCGCCTTCGCGTGATCCCGGCCCGCTGCCTACGTCTGTAAAACCGTGCTCCGTGAGTTTGGCCGTCTCCAGGCTGTTCGCCAGCAATTGCCGTATCTTCTCATTCGTGAAGAACAGCATCCCGCATTCCGTGTGGTGAACCACGAACCATTCGCGTGTGCCTAGCAGTTTGTAGCTGATCACGATTGATCGAATCGCATCATCGCTGGCGCGCCCTCCTGCATTGCGCACCACGTGTGCGTCGCCTTCCGCCAAACCGGCAAATTTCGCCGGATCGAGCCGGGCGTCCATGCAAGTGAGAATTCCAAAATGCCGCGCCGGGGGAATTGCAAGTTTGCCCTTGTCCCCAAACTCCGCACTGTACTTCTGGTTAGCTGCGATTACTTGCTCAAGAATCTTGCTCATGCTGAATCTCCTTTGACCAAAAGAAAAACCCACCCGCCAGCGTCTCCGGCGAGTGGGTTATTGGGAAATCGCGATTGCTAAATAGCTACTTCACGACCCTCACGCCAGAGCGGATTTGCCCGCAACAAGTGCAGACAGTAATCCGACAGCTCTGGCAGCAAGGTGACATGCGATGTAATCCGGCACAGGCCGGAATGCCGATTGGATGAGCACCACACCTTCCGGATTCACAGAAATGTTGTTGAGGGTGGCCCGCACAGATGACTCGAGCACGTGTCCCGCAAAGTGCGCCAAACCCCACAGTGAACTCCAGTCATTCGACTCGAACTTCGCCGGCTTGATTGTCAACCCCATATTCTCAGAGTTAAGCCATTAAGAGTCATAGATTTACCGGGAAAATTTCCGTAAATCTATCAAGACAATAGATCGCGAAAGTAGGGGTGGGGCCATCGATGCGCGGTTCGTCGTATGCACCTCCGAAGACACTGGCCGCCCTTGCAACTGCTCGTAAATCGCGCTAGCCTCTAAGCTAGCTCTAGCGGTATCTCCCTTCCTTTTGCAGTGGCCTCACTGGACGACAGGATTGCGCCTGACCATTTTTCCGCAGTGAACTTGGCCGTTTGAGACGTTTTCTTCCCGTCCGGAAGCTGGTCTCCTTCCTCATCAGAGGTCTATAGAAACCTTCAGAATTGCGCAGTTGCTGCAACTCTGGTGCAATAAGATGGGGTTTTCAACAGGGATACACCATATGTCGTGTATTCCTGCTTGACCTTGGCAGGAACGCTGGATAAAGTTAGCTCAACTTGCGCGGCGGAAAGGCCGAAGGGCGTGGTTGCGCACCCCTAAAAGCCGGAATACCAGCCACCGTTCGCGACGTGTTTCAGGGCCCCGGAGCTAGCTCGAACAGATGGGCCTGTAAGGACTTACCCAAATTGGTTCGCCAGAACCGCGGACCGAAGCGGGCCACAGCCATCCAAGTTGAGGATGGCAGCGCGAGCACGCAAGGAGTGGGAAGTTGCTAAAACTTAAAAAGCTCCAGATCCTGGGCTTCAAATCGTTCTGCGACCGTACGGAACTCAAGTTCCCCGGCGACGGCATCACTGCCATCGTCGGTCCCAACGGTTGCGGCAAGTCGAACATCTCGGACGCCATCTCTTGGGTACTGGGCGAGCAGTCGGCAAAGTCGCTGCGCGGCGCTCGCATGGAGGACGTCATCTTCGCTGGCACGCGCGACCGTAAGCCGACGGGCATGGCCG
Encoded here:
- a CDS encoding carbonic anhydrase produces the protein MSKILEQVIAANQKYSAEFGDKGKLAIPPARHFGILTCMDARLDPAKFAGLAEGDAHVVRNAGGRASDDAIRSIVISYKLLGTREWFVVHHTECGMLFFTNEKIRQLLANSLETAKLTEHGFTDVGSGPGSREGEFIEWLPISNQEQSVRDDVQRIREHPLIPASISIYGYIYDVKSGKLIEVPQAASLGKAA
- a CDS encoding glycosyltransferase family 39 protein, yielding MASVSEPVVLTKSDTTSPFTSGTAIILYVALVRIILYLIAGPNYGYFRDELYYLACGEHPAWGYVDQPPLIAWTVWLLRHSIGTSLWALRLLPALSGTATVILSGLLARELGGRRWAMFLASLATLMAPILLGLTHLFTMNAFDPLLWTAIACVVVRIVKTGEQRLWVAAGVLLGITILNKYGIVFWVSGLLVGIVLTPLRKSLLSAWFWLGGAIAALMVLPNFLWQWRHQFPFLQLMHNIREHHRDINLPPLAFLKAQSEMLGYVAAVLVVLGVLFFFVKQGRPYRVLGFAYLVFLAEMMVLHGKMYYLAPVYPIMFAAGAVAIEAWTRNNKWAWTKPLLAAGIAVVSGIFAPTVLPILPVPVFLAYEHKLGIRQQKFENQPQGVLPQIYADMFGWEEIAQRVAAYYHTLSPEEQRKTAIFANNYGDASAIDFFGPKYGLPKAIGNHQNYWIWGPRNYTGESIIVLGDDDERNMQTKCTSYSIVGNTKDPLSRPDEWLPIYHCRGFKWNLQKIWPSMKHWD